The sequence below is a genomic window from Bos taurus isolate L1 Dominette 01449 registration number 42190680 breed Hereford chromosome 7, ARS-UCD2.0, whole genome shotgun sequence.
GAAATTGCTTGGTAAACTAGAAAGCACTGTAGTCAGGTCCTCATGCTTCAGATGAAGCCATTTTTAAAGGCAGTGAGATTTGTCTGGGCTTCAATCAGACAGCCACCAGGTAGAATTTAATATCCTTCCTAAGTCCTCTAATCACAGTTTTACATTTGAAGTATAGCATTGGCCTCCAAAATTATATTGCTTCATTAGAATCAAGTTACGCTAGTTAGATTTGTATCTAAGACCTACAGTCTTGAAGAAAGGTAGGGACCATCTGGTGACCAAAGAAAGACCATCTCATCACAAAGGGTGATTGGTTTGCAGCTAAATCAgtcaatagctaacatttatcaaGTCCTTTTAATGGGTGAGACATGTGTTTTCCCTCTTTCCGTGAAGAGTGAAGCCTTCATTGAAgacttggaaaatcctatgacaTAGATATGTAATAGTCAGAAACACTCATTGTAAGTTGGCCCTGTAAGAGGGAGATCCTAGAGCCACCTTTCTGGGGTAGCCATAGCAGTTCCCAGCACTGCTGCTGTGCTTGCTGATAGAAATCCCGCCCCTCTCACAAGCAGCTAGGGAAAGCCAGGTTCTGCTGGGCACTTACAGGCCATTGGAATGGCTTCACACCCCATCTCTGCTATCAACCTGCCTGTACTCTGCTGAAGAAGTAAGGACTTTAGCTTTTACCTCCTCTCTTTTGCGGGGACTCTCTGCGATGAGAAGAGTGATGTTCACTTGGCTGGCTTTCTCAAGAACCTGTACTCTCTCTGGAAAGAGCTTGCTTCTAGCTCTACCTGGGACTAAAACAGTGGCTCAGAGACAATAGGCAGCATGCCTTAGTGGCAACGCCAGTTAGGGTAAGGATTGACTCCTAGAACAGGGACACAGTGATACCATGGCTTCAAGAACGAGTTCATTTCTCATTCATGCAATAGTCCAAGAAAAGCATCCCAGGTAGCCGGGTGGCTCTGCTTCACACAGTCGTTCAGAAAGTCAGGGTCCTCCAAGTTGCCCACTGTTCTCCagggcagtgcttctcaaacttcatATAGTGAATAATTCtacattttcaatatatttcagataaacatttttatatcaaataataaaaatgaattactagaaaatgaaggggaaaaaacctCCCAAAGACATACAAGATACAAACCtaaactattttattattagatAACAGACTCAAATTGCTATGCAAGTTACTAAATACACTTCCCCTCTGAACAATGGGTGATGTAGGagactgttgttccatttccaattATTTGGGAATTTGCTGTTTCAGAGAACATATTTAGTTCTTGAATTGGCTTACATTAACTTGAATTGGCTtaaattattgaaattattttatgacCCAGAATATCTTGGTGAATAGTCTGTGCGTATTTGACAAGAATATCTGTTCTGCTATTGTTTGAGTGTGGATGGTGTTATTTTGTAAGTATAAATTAGGCCAAGTTGGTTAATAGTGTTGTTCAGATATActatatccttactgattttctactttttatatattataccgAGTGATGAGTGTTGAGTCTTTGTAGATTTGTggatttgtgttttttctttttttcgaAGGTTCATTGTTGAGTGCTTACACATGTAggattgttatattttcttggtgaattgacccctttatcattagATAGTGTCCCTCCTTATCCCTGGAAACATGTCTCGTCTGGAgcctgtttgttgttgtttagtcactctaAGTTTTGTCCAGCTCTCTCGCAATGCCACGGGCTgtatgtagcccactaggcttctctgtccatgggatattctaggcaagaatactgtagtgggttgccatttccttctccatgggatctccctAAACTAGGGATCGAattttcgtctcctgcattggcaggcatattgttcacccctgagccacctgggaagccgaagTCTATTTAGTCTGATATTAATACAGCCACTGTAGTTTTCTTAAAAGTATTCACACGGCctgtctttttcctttccattcttttaagctatttatatctttatctttgaagtgggtttcttgtagataaCCTACAGTTGGGTGACAGCCTTTGGATTTTAATGTAAGTTGtacttaatataattatttatgagATTGGATTTAAATTCATCATCTTCCTAGTTGTTTTCTATTCATCTTAtctgttctttgttccttttcccCCACTTCTTTTGAATTAactgaatgtttttttttaattagtctaTTATGCTTCTACTTTTGGCTTGTTACATGATTTTGTAAATTTTTGCAGTTTTCTCCTAGGGTTTACAAAGTATACTGTTAATGTAGCTGAATGTATCCTCAAAGAATATTTTACCACTTTATGTAAAGTGAAAGAGTCTTACAAGAGTGCAGTTGTCCCTTGAATAATTCAGGGGCTGGGATGCCCAGCCTCCATGCAGTGGAAAACCAGTGAATAACCTGAGAGTCAGCTCTACACATCTGCTGTCCCAAACCATAGATTCAACCGGCCACAGCTTGTGTAGTATTGCAGTACATATTTAGTGgggaaaaaatccacatataaatggATCTGCTCAGTTCAAACTTGATATGTTCAAAAGTCAACTGTATTCCCATTGACCTCACCCattctttgggttatttttcttgtttctttctttctttcttttttttgccacgtggcttgcagaatcttagttctcctaactagggattgaacctgtgttccctgcagtggaaatgcagagtcctaaccactagaccaccagggaattccctgggttATTTTTCTTGGACATTTTACTTATGTTGTCAGTGCCACAGTACAGTATTACTCATTTTGTTTTATACAATTATCTTTTAAACTGATTTAAGATAAGTAAAAAAAagagtcttttactttcattttaaccatttcctttttttttttttttttcatttctttatgtagATTCAGGTTTTCATTTGATATCATTTCTTGAATGCTCCATTCTGTGGTGGTTTTTCCtactcctttttttctcttcatgtttCAGTTTGGATATAGTCAGTTCATCTATCTTCAAGATCATGGAATCTTTAGAAATATCCAAGCTATTGATGAGTGTGCAATATCATGGGTAATTTTCTACCACTTCACTTTGATTTCTTAGAGTTATCATAGctgaatttcccaaattttttttaaagcattgtgATAATTAAGTTtatatgtcaacttgactgggctaagggatgcccagaaagctggtaaaacattatttctggaagACATCTATGAAGTTGtctctggaagagattagcatttgaatcagtagactgagtaaagatcTCCCTGAGGACCCGAATAAAACAGAAGGATGAGGAAGGTGGATTTCCTCTCTGCTTAAGTTGAGACAGCCATCTTCTAGGACATCAGTGCTCCTGGTTGGGGGCTTTCGACTCACACTGGGACTTAGATCATTGGCTGCCTGGTATTCTCAGGCTTTCAGATTTGGTCTGAATTACACCACTAGCTTTCCTGGTTCTTCAACTTGCAGCATGTCAtaggacttctcagcctccataacaCTGTGAGCCAATTTCTGTAATAAATCTCCTCTTATACGTATACTTATATATCCCactggttttgtttctctggaaaaccctGACTAACATAAGCATATTGTCCACAATTTCCACTAAATTCTTTACAGTATTCATCATAGTTATTTAAAACTTCCTATCTGAAAAGTCAACAGTTTGGGTACCTCTGGGCTGGTTTGTGttagaaaccaaaacaatataATTGAAATCCCAACAGCCAGTTTTGGCATCCTGCCTTTAGAGTTGTCCCCATCCTGGCCACCAGTCCAGAGGCAAGCAGGTGAGCTCAGTACTGGAGCTGAGTGTCTGTCCTAAGCCATCCCAGGAAGTGACAGCTCCTACAGTTCTTGGCCAATGGCTGATGCAGGATATTGGTGGAAGTTGATCAGAGCACCTTCCAGAAGGCTCCAGCCTCCACCATTAGGCTCTTTGAAGGAGAACGTGGGAACCTTGATTCCCTGCTTGGCCTAGATTGGAGCAACCCCAGAAGTATTTTCTAAGGAAGTCTAGGCTTTGATGAGATGGATGGGGCCTTTCTGGCCAACTGTGAATGGTGATTTTTCAGAAAAAGATGCCACCAGGCTCTTGGCCCTATTGATCTTACAAATTGAAATAGTGACACCCCAGGTCCTTGCCAGAAAACTCACCCCAAACCCTGAGATAGGCTTCCTCTATCTCAGTCAGGAAAAGGACTATTCCCCCGACTTCCTCTTGCCTCTAGGCAGGGCTGCTAGATCAGGTCATAAGGACTGTGCCCCATGCACAGCCCCgttgggaggtggggggtggacaGGGGAAACTCCACTTACCTTGCTTTCTGCGCTTTGCACCAGGAGGATCGGAGGAATGAGCCCTTTTCCTCATGCAACCAACAGCCCCATATGGCAGCTGAGCCTTGCCTGTAACAATGATTAAGCTTATACTTGGATCAGGTTGGGCCCCAGAAAGCAAAGCTTGTGGTCCATGATGCTTTTTCTTAGTTGTATTCCATTTTTGTTCCAAGAGGAACAATATAAGAAGCAGTAGAAATGCTGGAACCAGATTGTCTGAGTTCAAATTCCACCTTCATGACTTACTTCCAGCGTGCTCTTAGAACAGTTATttgacttctctgtgcctcagagaTAATGCTCTGCAAAACAGAGATAATGATATTATTAACCTCATGGGTTATGAGAATTAAATCATTAATACGTGTAGTGTGcttgcaggggcttccctggtggctctgaaggtaaagaatctgccagcaatgcaggagactcaggtttgatccctgggtcagcaagatcccttggagaaaggaatggttaaccactcaagtattcttgcctagagaatgtgCGTAGAATACACAATAAGTGCTGTGTAAGTGTTAGCTGGTATGATGGGGTTAATGATGATGATGTCATTGAGAATATTGCCCTGGACATCATGGGCCCCGTCCCCCTACTCACGCCTCCCACCCATTATAAGCCTTCTCCGAGGCATTTCTCTTAGGCTTCTGAGACTGGAGAAGGTTACGGTTATCTTGGACAACAACTTGTCCTTAccttatggacactgaaattccTCTTTCCATCTTTGCTTTGGTGCTAAAATGAGCATTTTCAGGCAAACTTAATCATTTGTAGAGGACTTTTTGGGGATGGTGTTCATCGTTTCTGACCCAAATCCTTGAAGtcatccttaatttctctgtttcatACCCGAAAACAAatcctgttgttttcttcttaaaagtTGTCCTGGTTCTGGACCACCCTTAACCCCTTCCACCACCATAAATCTTTCTTCAGGACTCTTATGCAGGTGCTTAGTTGGGTCTCTGCTTCCATCTTGGCCCCTAAACTCTGCTATCTCTATAACAAGAAGTGTGGCCTTAACAGTTATAAGCAAATTCACAACACTCCTCTTCTTTCAACCCTGCAAttaacttgagaaaaaaaaaatcatggtttgTACTACCCCTGCCTGTCTccgtgtttcccaggtggctcagtggtaaagagcctgcctgacaattcaggagatgccagtgatgcaggtttgatccctgggcttggaagatcccctagaggaggaaatggcaacccactccagtgttcttgcctgaaaattcccatggacagacgagcctggtgagccacaaatccatggggtcgtcgcaaagacttggacatgactgagcatgcatgcatgcacctgTTTTGCCCCCCTCATGTCTTCTGCTGCATGTCAGCCTCCTCATTCCTCTACTACATGGTAGATAGCCAGAGTTTTCCCCTCTTGGCACCTTCTCCTTGGGATGCTTTCCTCCAGATACTATCAAGGCTTGTTCCTTCGCTCTGCATCTGAgcctctgctcaaatgtcatctcATCAAAAGCCTTTACATGGCTGTCTTTTCTAAGAGAACACCCTCCCTTCCACTGTAGCATTCCATATTCCtctaattttatgttatttttcttctcaacATTTACCGCCATCTGTCATAAGCTGATTTTTGTCTCTCCCCCATTAGTGTGTAAGTTTCTTTCTGGTGAGGGCTCTATCCTGGTTAGCCCAGTGCCTAGAATGGTGCTCAACACACAGGGCTTGATAGAATCATTAAAGAAATGACAGGCTAAGTGAATGCTTCATTTCACCATGTCATCCCCATTGTCCCTGACCTGGTTTCTCCAGAACGTGGAGGAAGAGTGTAAAAATACACATTACACCAGGACAGAAGCAAAGAGACAAACCCAAGTAGAATAAATAAGCTTTTCTAAGTGCTAGGTGATTCCTCAGTGGAAGATTCTGTTGAGGAAGTGAATCGTGGCTGTCAGTGAGATGTTCTTTGCTCTATAATGATTACAATACTCTAGTAACCTCAGCTGCCTTCACAGTGCCAGTGGATGACGACAGAATTTGCTGAAGGACAAAAAGAGGCCCCTGGGCTGGGGATAAGCATTTTTAAATCACCTCCCTTCTTTTCTCCTATTCGGGAGCTACAAGCCATACTTACAGGCTTGCTTCCATGGGAGAAAGAACAGTATAAACTGGCAGGGGTGGAGGCTCCCTCCATCAATCGATGCTGTTAAAGATGTTTTCTTTAGATGGAAGTTGCTCTGGGCCCTGTGCCTGGAGTTGTGTGCCTATTTTGGCAACAACATTGGGAATACAGTTTGCTCTTCTTGGGGGTAGTGGTGTTTCGCATTTTCAGTGCTGGCTGTAGGCAGTTGTAGGAGACAAAGCTCCTACTGCAGCTGTTGGCTCCAGGATGCCTGGGATGTGTGGGATGTTTGTCTGCTGGTGGTTTTCTCAAGACTTTGGGACAATGATAATATACATCAGACAGAATGCAGAATCTTCCTCTAGCCCAGACACTTGCACCAACACCATGCTGAGCAGTCTCTGTAGGGGACCTGCCTTCTTGCAGACCCGGCCTGAGCCCCTCAGAAAGCTGGAGAGAAGCACTTCCACACATCCTATGCACGGGAGAGCAGAAAATCTGACGCAGACCATTTGTGTTTTTCGCTATAGGAAAATGCAAAGCTGGTAGAGTGAATTAATTCTGAGACAGACAATAGAGCGGGGACCTGGGCAGGGTTATTCAGGAGATGCAACTTTTTCCTGGGAGCTTTTAGCAGAAGCCACTCTCTTCCAAGCTCTCACAACTTCCAAAGCTTTTCTTGGAAGACTCTTTGTCTCTGTTCTGAGGGCAGTCAGAGAGAGGAAGCATCCAACTTTCCAGAACCTTCCAAAAAGAAGCCTTTTTATCTGAAGTACATAGATGGACTTAGCAATGACTGCTGGGGACCCAGCATCTGACTCTGTAGGTCTAACTCATCAGGACCTGCGTGAGTAGGGTGACATTCCCACAAGGGGAAAATGCTATTAGTAGTCTTACTTCTAGACTCTGCTTCTATTCACGCCCTAAACAGATAAGATTTCTCTCATGCTATAGAATACTATTTTCCCAAACCCATTTCTACCACCTCTTTGTACATAATTATATTCATGAAAAGGGGcaattcaatgaaaaaaaaaaatggtcttaaTATTAAGTGGGGTAACTTATGAGCTGGGGGAATAGGCAGCAACTACATTTTAGGGACCATCTTTGTAATCATCCACATTCtgagatttaaaacaaaagccGCTATTGGCCAGGGCTGTCAGCTAATTGTTAGACAACGGACGAACACACCGCAGCCAGAAAAATCCCCACTGAGTTTGGATGGCTGATTTCTCTGGCAGCAAATGAAAGCTTTGGCTGTTGCCCCTGGCTAGCCAAGCAAGCCAGGCCTGAGTCCGCTGCATGCTCTCCTCTGTGGACACTGTGGGCacagtgtgcgtgtgtgcgtgtgtggtgcAGACACTCTCACAATTTTAGGCAGCTGCACACCCATCCAGGGACACCACACCAGCATAATTCATCCCACACCTCCCAGCCAGAGTGATCCCAGCCTCAATGAACAACAATTTGGAGGCATTGTTTACAAATCAATTTCCCCCTCTAAATAGGCTGTTATAAGAGTGGAcccttctgcttgcccagcctgGGCCCACCTGTCACTGGGACTTCCTAGCCAGTGGTCACACCGTATTGATCTTTTTAATCCCCTTTCTTTGAAACACAGAGCCAGCTGATGTGGAGCTCCTCAAAAGAAAGACTCTCCCACCGCCCCTACCTCTACAGGTAGCTGCATATCCGGGGCTAATTCTCCACTAAAAAGTCTTAATTGGCTTATGGGGAGCCTGAAAGATCTCCCTTGTGTTTACAAAGTGAAAGGAAATGATGGATCTCAGATGCCCTACTCTcactttatccttttttttttttttttttggtggcaatcaggtgcattttatttttaattgtttcgAAAAAGGACTGGACTTTGGAAGTTGGGTGGGGATAGTGTTTCACTTTAGTGGTGGAGCAGCcaggggaagggaagaaaagcCCCAGAGACACCAACCACAGGCAAGAAACTTGGTGACTTATTACCttttttatttagcttttatttaCACGAAACATCTGCAGTACAAAAATGTAAACTTTGATATCTCATAATAATAGAATAAACTCTTTATgcacaaaaatacattttcatatgAATGAAGCATCTTGAATAAATTAAAGTACTCTCCAGCCCAGTGCCTGAATAGCTACGCAAGAGTCTCGGGTTCTTCCTAGAGCGAGCCTGCAGTGGTGGGGGTCGGGATCCATAATGCATGAAGCCTACTccttgtctctcctttttaagcCTTTTCATTGTATTGTCAGCCGGCTCAAACCGAATTTTCATGCTCGTTTTTCTTCATTAGAGTTCTACAAATTGTAAAATTGACTTTTCACCTCGTCTTCAGGGACTGATGTGTCCCTTTTCTAAATCACACTGAAGTGGTGGCTGGGGTCAGCTCTGAGCCAGCCACAAAGGAGGTTTTGTGGAGTACAGAAAGTGCAAAAGGAAAGGCCGTCTAGGGGCGGGCgggaggggccctggggctgAGGGCTGGAGAAACAGACCAAGGGGCAGCGCTGCGAGGGTGCAGCGACCTAACAAGCGGCTCAGGTATCCCCTACCCATTTAAAGCTCCCGTTTCCTCGGTCTGCCTGGACTGGGCGGCCGGAGACCGCAGCTGGGTCCCCATCTACTGTCCgtctcctgggggagggggaaggtaaCGGTATTCAAAAGGGGCCCTAGTGGTAAGGGATGAAACGGGGCGTCGTGTGGAGCAAGTCTTTGGGCAGGCCggggaaggagaaaagagggTCGCCGGGGCCATAGGTGAAGTCTTCGGATGCGACGGGGCTACTGGGGTCAGAGAGTGGCGAGGCGGCAGCGGCGCAGGGGGAGGCGGCGGCACCGGAGGCCCAGGACTCCGCGTCGCTGGCGGGACTCGGGGGCCCGGGGAGGCAGGGTGCGCACTGTGGCGGCAGGAGGCGCTCGCGGGTACCGCCCCCGGGCAGCCCCTGGTCCGCCAGGCGCAGAGTCTCCGCCAGAGCCCAGATGTAGTTGTAGGCGAAGCGCAGCGTCTCAATCTTGGTGAGCTTGGTGTCGTCGGGGAAGGAGGGCAGCACGCTGCGCAGCGCATCCAGCGCCGCGTTCAAGTTGTGCATACGGTTTCGCTCGCGGTCGTTGGCCTTGACGCGTCGGCTCCTGCGCAGCGAGTGCAGCAGCGCCTCGGAGCGCACCCGTGCGCGGCCCCTGCGCCGCCGCCGCTCCTGCTCATCGTCTGGCGCGCGAGGAGTGTCGGGCGCCCCGGGAATCCCGGGTGCGCCCCTGCGGACCGTCACGGGCGGCCCCGTGGCGGACGCGGGCTGTTGGAGCCTGGCACAGTCCTCCTCGTCGGTGAGGAAGCCGGACAGGTcgctagtgctgctgctgctgctgctgctagcgCA
It includes:
- the NEUROG1 gene encoding neurogenin-1, with product MPATLETCLSDLDCASSSSSSSTSDLSGFLTDEEDCARLQQPASATGPPVTVRRGAPGIPGAPDTPRAPDDEQERRRRRGRARVRSEALLHSLRRSRRVKANDRERNRMHNLNAALDALRSVLPSFPDDTKLTKIETLRFAYNYIWALAETLRLADQGLPGGGTRERLLPPQCAPCLPGPPSPASDAESWASGAAASPCAAAASPLSDPSSPVASEDFTYGPGDPLFSFPGLPKDLLHTTPRFIPYH